From the Acidilutibacter cellobiosedens genome, one window contains:
- a CDS encoding class II aldolase/adducin family protein, which produces MCNGIQKAKEEIMWGVKMMAERGYSLGTAGNISARVEGENMFVITPSSRAYATLAAADLCVIDMEGNIVDGKYKPSVEVTMHRYIFLERPEVNAIIHSHSKYGTLIGSIEGVSELPIIDLESVSYLGGEIPIAPFAPAGSLKLAENIRKSIGTRAGIIMENHGVIGVGITMEKAMIVNDNIERTSEQYLILLATGKSIKPLPDNYVQKVKEISLKNRKVI; this is translated from the coding sequence ATGTGTAATGGAATACAAAAAGCGAAAGAAGAGATAATGTGGGGAGTAAAAATGATGGCCGAAAGGGGTTATTCCTTAGGAACTGCAGGAAATATCAGTGCAAGAGTAGAAGGAGAAAATATGTTTGTAATAACTCCTTCCTCAAGGGCATATGCAACTCTTGCTGCTGCTGATCTTTGTGTAATAGACATGGAAGGAAATATTGTTGATGGAAAATACAAACCTTCTGTGGAAGTTACTATGCATAGATATATTTTTTTAGAAAGACCGGAAGTTAATGCAATCATACATTCTCATTCAAAGTATGGTACATTAATTGGTTCCATAGAAGGTGTTAGCGAATTGCCAATTATTGATTTAGAGAGCGTAAGTTATTTGGGCGGTGAGATACCTATAGCTCCTTTTGCACCTGCCGGTTCTTTAAAGCTTGCTGAAAACATAAGAAAATCAATAGGAACAAGAGCAGGCATTATTATGGAAAACCATGGTGTCATTGGGGTAGGAATTACAATGGAAAAAGCAATGATAGTTAATGATAACATTGAAAGGACGAGTGAACAGTATTTAATACTATTGGCAACGGGGAAGAGCATTAAACCATTACCGGATAATTATGTTCAGAAAGTAAAAGAAATATCTTTAAAAAATAGAAAAGTAATATAA
- a CDS encoding PTS system mannose/fructose/N-acetylgalactosamine-transporter subunit IIB has protein sequence MAEVSLVRIDSRLIHGQVVTMWVKVTEAKKIIIIDDNIAKDPLMTQIYTMAAPPGVKVETITVDQAVSLWKDDKFGKTGPILVLFSGVPTAYKSYIKGFDYSKLQVGGIAGGPGRIAVEGTIALNESDAKMLNEMEKKGMEIIFQITTDTKIKTWKSIKDKYFKSI, from the coding sequence ATGGCTGAAGTAAGTTTAGTACGTATTGATAGTAGGCTGATTCATGGGCAAGTGGTTACAATGTGGGTTAAAGTTACGGAAGCAAAAAAAATCATTATTATTGATGATAATATTGCTAAGGACCCATTGATGACTCAGATATATACTATGGCTGCCCCCCCTGGAGTCAAAGTTGAAACAATTACTGTTGATCAAGCAGTTTCTTTATGGAAAGATGACAAGTTTGGAAAAACCGGTCCGATTTTAGTTTTATTTAGCGGAGTTCCTACGGCTTATAAATCATATATTAAAGGATTTGATTACAGTAAGTTGCAAGTAGGCGGAATCGCAGGCGGTCCAGGAAGAATAGCTGTGGAAGGCACTATAGCGCTAAATGAAAGCGATGCAAAAATGCTAAACGAAATGGAGAAGAAAGGAATGGAGATAATATTTCAAATAACTACTGATACAAAGATTAAAACATGGAAAAGCATAAAGGATAAATATTTTAAGAGCATATAA
- the cas6 gene encoding CRISPR-associated endoribonuclease Cas6 — protein MRIIVEFLLEKGSIDKDKNRIFISIIKSNLESYNKNYYKKLFESGTARKSYCFALYMKDAEFTRDKIIIPSKKIIFKFSTSNLEDSIHFYNAFLQNVKRTYKIKENVLKLNKINIMREKKIYDNQASFTSLSPVVVREHNGDNKKTWYFSLNDENGRILFLNNLRIQLLEEFGQDRILDVEETKVEVLSNKNVKVKNYGIEVLGNLCKINIYAKPYILDYMYKSGVGGLKSSGFGMLDLL, from the coding sequence ATGAGAATTATTGTAGAATTTTTGTTAGAAAAAGGCAGCATTGACAAAGATAAAAACAGAATATTTATCTCTATTATTAAAAGTAACTTAGAAAGTTATAATAAAAATTATTACAAAAAATTGTTTGAAAGTGGAACTGCAAGAAAATCATATTGTTTTGCATTATATATGAAAGATGCTGAATTTACAAGGGACAAAATTATAATACCAAGTAAAAAAATAATTTTTAAGTTTTCGACGTCAAATTTAGAGGATTCTATACATTTTTATAATGCTTTTTTGCAGAATGTTAAGAGAACTTATAAGATCAAGGAAAACGTTTTAAAACTCAATAAAATAAATATAATGAGAGAAAAGAAAATATATGATAATCAGGCGTCGTTTACTTCTTTATCTCCCGTTGTAGTTAGAGAACACAATGGAGATAATAAAAAAACCTGGTATTTTTCTTTGAATGATGAGAATGGAAGAATATTATTTTTGAACAATTTGAGGATTCAACTGTTAGAAGAATTTGGACAAGATCGTATTCTTGATGTTGAAGAGACAAAAGTTGAAGTTTTAAGCAATAAGAATGTAAAAGTTAAAAATTATGGAATTGAAGTTTTAGGCAATTTATGCAAAATAAATATATATGCCAAACCATACATATTAGATTATATGTATAAAAGTGGAGTGGGAGGGCTTAAAAGTTCCGGGTTTGGAATGTTAGATTTATTATAG
- the cas3 gene encoding CRISPR-associated helicase Cas3', with amino-acid sequence MKEFLAKTNPKETIQEHTDQLLKNYNLLKSAYPNLNVDWDMLYMACVYHDLGKINRKFQNRLKHGKRDDSEIPHGILSLAFINYEELENNGYSEEDISVLFHTVGYHHDRKLDFSLKDVDDEIELMQNEIDDFKYDKFKEVILNNTIEEEFFILKDRIYRRNGEEKFFKYIMLKGLLNRIDYAASAHLPVENENNFLLEGMENLLNNWKRENPNSEWNKLQKFMIENRNRNTIVAAQTGMGKTEAGLLWIGNNKGFFTLPIKTAINSIYKRIIENIVTDNFSNKVGLLHSDIMSVYLNTQREEVVEIDIQEYFNKTKQLSLPLTICTIDQTFDFVYRYKGFEPKLATLSYSKVVIDEIQMYSPLLLSYLIVGIKYITQIGGKFSILTATLPKFIVEILKDEKIEFVYPKEGPFIDTTMNRHRIKVIQEDINSEYIKKLYNKNKVLVICNTVKKAQEIYINLKKDKVQNINLLHARFILSDRKDKEKEITDLGKKESKNYGIWISTQIVEASLDIDFDLLITELSDLAGLFQRMGRCYRNRELDNDEFNCHVFIGTDDKKCSGVGRIIDKDIFNLSRKYIINKKGIFTEQEKMDMVDEVYSMDKLKDTDYYKELCKNIDYLQSIEDFEKEKSEVQKKFRNIDSETVIPLKVYEENIDIINECITIVNQKFDECMNEREKKDLKLRKISSKDRLMGFTVNIRGEEVKDYKEKELRINKYESIPIVRCKYDNEIGVLFSNEDKNKNIRSTNMF; translated from the coding sequence ATGAAAGAATTTTTGGCAAAGACTAATCCCAAAGAAACTATACAGGAACATACTGATCAATTGCTGAAAAACTATAATTTACTAAAGTCAGCATATCCTAATCTAAATGTAGATTGGGATATGCTGTATATGGCATGTGTATATCATGATTTGGGCAAGATCAACAGAAAATTTCAAAATAGGTTAAAGCATGGGAAAAGAGATGATTCAGAAATACCTCATGGCATATTGAGTCTGGCTTTTATAAATTATGAAGAGCTCGAGAACAATGGATATAGTGAAGAAGATATATCAGTATTATTTCATACAGTAGGCTATCATCACGACAGAAAACTTGATTTTAGTCTTAAAGATGTTGATGATGAAATTGAGTTGATGCAAAATGAGATTGATGATTTTAAGTATGATAAATTTAAAGAAGTGATATTGAATAATACTATAGAAGAAGAGTTCTTTATTTTAAAAGATAGGATATATAGAAGGAATGGAGAAGAAAAATTTTTTAAGTATATTATGCTTAAAGGATTGCTAAATAGAATTGATTATGCCGCCAGTGCCCATCTACCTGTGGAAAATGAAAATAATTTCTTATTAGAAGGGATGGAAAACCTATTAAATAATTGGAAAAGAGAAAATCCAAACTCTGAATGGAATAAATTACAAAAATTTATGATTGAAAATAGGAATAGAAATACTATTGTAGCAGCGCAAACGGGAATGGGTAAGACGGAAGCAGGTTTATTGTGGATTGGAAACAATAAAGGTTTTTTTACACTGCCGATTAAAACAGCAATAAACTCTATATATAAAAGGATTATAGAAAATATTGTGACCGATAATTTTAGCAATAAGGTAGGTCTTCTGCATTCTGATATAATGAGCGTATATCTTAATACCCAAAGAGAAGAAGTAGTAGAAATAGATATACAAGAATATTTCAATAAAACGAAGCAATTATCTTTGCCTTTGACTATATGTACTATTGATCAAACCTTTGATTTTGTTTACAGGTATAAAGGCTTTGAGCCTAAGTTGGCAACTCTGTCATATTCTAAAGTTGTTATAGACGAAATACAGATGTATTCTCCTTTGCTTTTATCATATTTGATAGTTGGTATAAAATATATAACTCAGATAGGTGGTAAATTTTCTATTTTAACAGCTACACTTCCTAAATTTATAGTTGAAATTTTAAAAGATGAAAAAATAGAATTTGTATATCCAAAAGAAGGACCTTTCATAGATACCACAATGAATAGACATAGAATAAAAGTTATACAAGAAGATATTAATTCTGAGTATATAAAAAAACTGTATAATAAAAATAAAGTATTGGTTATATGTAATACGGTGAAAAAGGCACAGGAAATATATATTAATCTTAAGAAAGACAAAGTTCAAAATATAAACCTTTTACATGCGAGATTTATATTAAGTGATAGAAAAGATAAAGAGAAAGAGATAACAGATCTTGGGAAAAAAGAATCTAAAAATTATGGCATATGGATTTCGACTCAAATTGTTGAAGCCTCTTTGGATATTGATTTTGATTTATTGATTACGGAATTATCTGATTTGGCTGGACTATTCCAAAGAATGGGAAGATGTTACAGAAATCGTGAACTTGATAATGATGAATTTAATTGTCATGTTTTTATAGGTACTGATGATAAAAAATGCAGTGGTGTAGGTAGGATTATAGATAAAGACATATTCAATTTGTCAAGAAAATATATCATAAATAAAAAGGGAATATTTACTGAACAGGAAAAAATGGATATGGTAGATGAAGTATATTCAATGGATAAATTAAAAGATACTGATTATTATAAAGAACTTTGTAAAAATATAGATTACTTACAAAGTATAGAGGATTTTGAAAAGGAGAAATCAGAAGTACAAAAAAAATTTAGAAACATTGACAGTGAAACGGTTATTCCATTAAAAGTTTATGAAGAAAATATAGATATAATCAATGAATGTATTACAATTGTTAACCAAAAATTTGATGAATGTATGAATGAAAGAGAAAAAAAAGACTTGAAACTCAGGAAGATAAGTTCAAAAGATAGACTTATGGGTTTCACCGTTAATATCAGGGGTGAAGAAGTGAAGGATTATAAAGAAAAAGAGTTAAGAATAAACAAATATGAAAGTATACCCATAGTAAGATGCAAATATGACAATGAAATTGGTGTTTTATTTTCAAATGAAGACAAAAATAAAAATATTAGATCCACCAATATGTTTTAA
- the cas7i gene encoding type I-B CRISPR-associated protein Cas7/Cst2/DevR — MINNLKPKGLAISMIIEAESANYGEGVGNVASLKKMSRGKGNQYTYISRQALRYNIGEQLGEKYAPVKAEGSGEKKVIQFDESATIDEYPEIDFFGYLKTEKGTGGKKRSAKIRISNAISLETFKGDLDFLTNKGLADRLKDDMNIAQAEIHRSYYRYTIVADLDQIGIDEEYSIELPNSEKTRRVKKLLDTVAFLYRDIRGRREDLKPLFAIGGVYDIKNPVFQNVVDIKDNRILVNQIQGVLYDNIAKDTYCGLVEGKFDNDNEIKSKLKSLSMPEFFNKLKAKVDDYYEGN; from the coding sequence ATGATAAATAATTTAAAACCGAAGGGTTTAGCTATTTCTATGATTATTGAGGCGGAGAGTGCAAATTATGGTGAAGGGGTTGGAAATGTTGCTTCACTGAAGAAAATGTCAAGAGGAAAAGGTAACCAGTATACTTATATTTCTAGACAAGCACTGAGATATAACATTGGAGAACAATTGGGGGAAAAATATGCACCTGTTAAAGCCGAAGGTAGTGGAGAGAAAAAGGTAATTCAATTTGATGAAAGTGCAACTATTGATGAATATCCAGAAATAGATTTTTTTGGATACTTAAAGACTGAAAAAGGTACCGGAGGAAAAAAACGTTCAGCGAAGATCAGAATATCAAATGCGATTTCTCTTGAAACTTTTAAAGGCGATTTGGATTTTTTAACCAACAAAGGATTGGCAGATAGACTTAAAGATGATATGAATATTGCTCAGGCAGAAATACACAGGTCTTATTACCGTTATACGATTGTTGCTGATTTGGATCAGATAGGAATTGATGAAGAATATAGTATAGAATTACCGAATAGTGAAAAGACAAGGAGGGTTAAAAAACTTCTGGATACCGTGGCTTTTTTGTATAGAGATATAAGGGGTAGAAGAGAAGATTTAAAACCTTTATTTGCTATAGGAGGAGTATATGATATTAAAAATCCTGTTTTTCAAAATGTAGTCGATATTAAAGACAACAGAATTTTAGTGAACCAAATACAAGGAGTCCTATATGATAATATAGCAAAAGATACTTATTGTGGATTAGTAGAGGGAAAGTTTGACAATGACAATGAAATAAAATCAAAACTTAAATCTTTATCAATGCCTGAGTTTTTTAATAAACTTAAAGCAAAGGTAGATGATTACTATGAAGGGAATTAG
- a CDS encoding iron-containing alcohol dehydrogenase — MSKFRIVPDIYEFDTFKEFTENFPIDKEDLLVTQRFIYEPFMKGLNLSCKIIFQEEFGNGEPSDVMVDAILKKTKGMSYKRVIAVGGGTVIDISKLLSLKSFESAEEIFDDPSKIIREKELILIPTTCGTGSEVTRSAIITSVQRKTKVRMAYDAYFADAAVLIPQLISTLPYRFFAYSSIDALIHGVESFLSPNATPYTDIFAMAAIRTIVKSFLVIANEGQEKRKDIEKDVLLASNYAGISFGNAGCGAVHALAFPLSGRYHVAHGESNYQFFCEVLRKYYSKNPEGKIKNLCKCLTEILNCNTDNVIDELSNLLNKIWPVKKLRDFGMRENEIKEFAEEVYNELQSVLATSYIPLAKEELEEINRNLY; from the coding sequence ATGAGTAAGTTTAGAATAGTACCTGATATATATGAGTTTGATACGTTTAAAGAATTTACAGAGAATTTTCCTATAGATAAAGAAGATTTACTTGTTACACAAAGATTTATTTATGAACCTTTTATGAAAGGCCTCAACCTCTCTTGTAAGATAATATTCCAAGAAGAGTTCGGAAACGGTGAGCCATCGGATGTGATGGTAGATGCGATATTAAAAAAGACAAAGGGAATGAGTTATAAACGTGTTATAGCTGTAGGCGGGGGAACCGTTATAGATATATCAAAATTATTATCCCTTAAATCTTTTGAATCCGCAGAAGAAATTTTTGATGACCCGTCCAAAATTATTCGGGAAAAGGAATTAATATTGATACCGACTACATGCGGTACAGGAAGCGAAGTTACAAGGTCGGCGATAATCACATCAGTACAGAGAAAAACAAAGGTTAGAATGGCTTATGACGCTTATTTTGCTGATGCCGCGGTACTCATACCTCAGCTGATATCAACTTTGCCCTATAGATTTTTTGCTTACAGTTCTATTGATGCTTTAATCCATGGTGTAGAATCATTTTTATCACCCAATGCTACTCCTTATACGGATATTTTTGCAATGGCTGCCATTAGAACAATAGTAAAAAGTTTTCTTGTAATAGCCAATGAAGGGCAGGAAAAGAGAAAAGATATTGAAAAAGATGTTTTGTTGGCAAGCAATTATGCGGGAATTTCTTTTGGCAATGCAGGTTGCGGTGCGGTACACGCCCTTGCATTTCCGCTGAGCGGAAGATATCATGTGGCACATGGAGAAAGTAATTATCAATTTTTCTGTGAAGTTTTAAGAAAATATTATTCCAAGAATCCTGAGGGGAAGATAAAAAATTTGTGTAAATGTTTGACTGAAATTTTAAATTGTAATACTGATAATGTTATTGATGAATTAAGCAATTTACTGAATAAAATCTGGCCGGTAAAAAAACTGAGGGATTTTGGAATGCGTGAGAATGAAATAAAGGAGTTCGCGGAAGAAGTATACAATGAATTGCAGTCTGTTTTAGCTACAAGTTATATACCGTTGGCTAAAGAAGAATTAGAAGAAATTAATAGAAATCTATATTAG
- a CDS encoding SDR family NAD(P)-dependent oxidoreductase — protein MDLGHRGKTVIVTGGSKGIGSGISEVFAKEGANLVINYHSDSVSSEAFSKELMDKYGCKAICAQGDVGNEADVKSIFDAAEEYFDRVDILINNAGKVYTNKVTDISLEEWNKCLKDNLTGQFLMSREFARRVVLKKQKGWIVNVVSKAAMMSTTKGRLAYVSNKAGEWGLTHALAVELTEYGIRVNGVMPGHVMNSRLVKEMENNPEGFKQRINRSPIKRVGEPWEIGNMVAFLASEQCALAVGSVVDVTGGLLLGF, from the coding sequence ATGGATTTAGGTCATAGAGGAAAAACGGTAATAGTTACCGGAGGGTCTAAAGGCATAGGATCAGGGATTAGTGAGGTATTCGCTAAAGAAGGTGCAAATCTTGTTATAAACTATCATAGTGATTCCGTAAGCAGTGAAGCCTTTTCTAAAGAACTGATGGACAAATATGGCTGTAAGGCTATATGTGCGCAAGGTGATGTAGGAAACGAAGCAGATGTTAAGAGTATCTTTGATGCCGCGGAAGAATACTTTGATAGGGTGGACATACTTATAAATAACGCTGGCAAGGTATATACGAATAAGGTTACGGATATCAGTTTGGAGGAATGGAACAAATGCTTAAAAGATAATTTGACAGGACAATTTTTGATGTCAAGGGAATTTGCCCGCCGAGTTGTTCTCAAAAAGCAGAAAGGATGGATTGTTAATGTTGTTTCAAAAGCCGCTATGATGTCAACTACAAAAGGCCGTCTTGCTTATGTAAGCAATAAGGCAGGCGAGTGGGGCTTGACTCACGCATTGGCCGTGGAATTAACGGAGTATGGAATTCGTGTAAACGGAGTAATGCCGGGGCATGTTATGAATTCAAGATTGGTTAAAGAAATGGAAAATAACCCGGAAGGATTTAAACAGCGTATTAACCGTTCACCCATTAAACGTGTGGGCGAGCCCTGGGAAATTGGAAATATGGTAGCTTTTTTGGCAAGCGAACAGTGTGCCCTTGCGGTCGGTTCTGTGGTTGATGTAACGGGAGGATTGCTATTGGGTTTTTAA
- the cas5b gene encoding type I-B CRISPR-associated protein Cas5b, translating to MKGIRIKLQQDMVNYKKPNSFQLKETYPLPPYSTIIGMVHELCGFKEYNDMRISVVGKYNSKVNDLYTRYEFSNGIKYENGRHQLKAGEYGISRGISTVELLVDVELIIHIIPVDQSLVEKIEKAFLFPIEYPSLGRREDIAIINEVKVVDIIEDKIKKTVRMNEDYSAYIPIEELEKIKFKNREEGVSISGTRYKINKNYELVNLGTLNKPKIIRRWNKIDVIYGGNISALGDEILTMDEDGNVLFAI from the coding sequence ATGAAGGGAATTAGAATTAAATTACAGCAGGATATGGTGAATTATAAAAAACCTAACAGTTTTCAGTTAAAAGAAACTTATCCTTTGCCGCCTTATTCTACAATAATAGGTATGGTTCATGAGCTATGTGGCTTTAAAGAGTATAATGATATGAGAATAAGTGTGGTAGGGAAGTATAATTCTAAAGTTAATGATCTCTATACGAGATATGAATTTAGTAACGGCATAAAGTATGAAAATGGCAGGCATCAGTTAAAGGCCGGAGAATATGGCATAAGTAGAGGCATTTCTACTGTTGAACTATTGGTTGATGTAGAACTCATAATACATATTATACCGGTAGATCAAAGTCTTGTTGAAAAAATAGAAAAAGCTTTTTTGTTTCCTATAGAATATCCTTCTCTAGGTAGAAGAGAAGATATAGCTATAATCAACGAGGTTAAAGTTGTAGATATAATAGAAGATAAAATAAAAAAAACAGTTCGTATGAATGAAGATTACAGTGCGTATATACCAATAGAAGAATTAGAAAAAATAAAATTTAAAAATAGAGAAGAAGGTGTGAGTATATCAGGTACAAGATACAAAATAAATAAGAATTATGAATTAGTTAATTTAGGTACTCTCAACAAACCTAAAATTATTAGAAGATGGAATAAAATAGATGTTATATATGGAGGGAATATATCTGCTTTAGGAGATGAAATTCTTACAATGGACGAAGACGGGAACGTATTATTTGCTATCTGA
- a CDS encoding zinc-dependent alcohol dehydrogenase, with protein MKALMRLTEKAYDMNVVEIPEPVVDKDNWVKVKVAYAGVCGGSDIKLMKVDAVGDSAKLKPPVILGHEASGIVVEVGKSVTRTKVGDKVVYETTVDNCGACRYCHSGDWNMCPSRKGLGSAINGSFAEYVIVPERNIRLLPENVSLKVGALAEPLACAYHIVYDRGHIHSGENIVIIGPGIIGLCCSLVALAAGAKVIMIGTRHSSHRLEAAKEFGCSVLTNDIDNLDERVRELCNGDLADISVDAIGSNQAFDTALHLVRKMGRIVIGGVPSLESNMYTVDMSYIYKNQLYITAGRSSRPSSWTGALNVLSRYPDKFEKLVSKCFPIEKWQEAFDATIKKDVLKAMIKFDI; from the coding sequence ATGAAAGCATTGATGAGGCTAACGGAAAAAGCTTATGATATGAATGTGGTAGAGATCCCCGAACCGGTTGTTGATAAAGATAATTGGGTTAAAGTAAAGGTTGCTTATGCCGGAGTATGCGGCGGTTCGGACATTAAATTAATGAAAGTTGATGCGGTTGGAGATTCTGCTAAGCTTAAGCCGCCAGTAATCTTGGGTCATGAAGCCAGTGGAATTGTTGTGGAAGTGGGAAAAAGTGTAACTCGTACGAAGGTAGGGGATAAAGTTGTTTATGAGACAACCGTTGATAACTGTGGTGCCTGCCGTTATTGTCATTCCGGAGATTGGAATATGTGCCCTAGCAGAAAAGGGCTCGGCTCTGCTATAAACGGTAGCTTTGCAGAATATGTAATCGTGCCTGAAAGAAATATCAGATTACTCCCTGAAAATGTGTCATTAAAGGTTGGTGCCCTTGCCGAACCATTAGCTTGTGCCTACCATATTGTTTATGATAGGGGACATATTCATAGTGGCGAAAATATTGTAATCATAGGTCCTGGGATAATAGGTTTGTGTTGCTCTTTGGTAGCTTTAGCCGCCGGTGCTAAGGTGATTATGATAGGGACAAGGCATAGCAGTCATAGATTAGAAGCTGCTAAAGAATTCGGCTGTTCCGTTCTTACTAATGATATAGACAATTTAGATGAAAGAGTAAGAGAATTATGTAACGGAGATTTAGCCGATATTTCGGTAGATGCTATAGGTTCAAATCAGGCTTTTGATACGGCCTTGCACCTTGTCAGAAAAATGGGGCGTATTGTTATAGGCGGAGTGCCAAGTCTGGAGTCAAATATGTATACGGTCGATATGTCATATATTTATAAAAATCAGTTATATATTACTGCAGGCCGCAGTTCAAGGCCGTCCAGCTGGACGGGGGCACTGAATGTTCTTTCCAGGTATCCTGATAAATTTGAGAAATTGGTCAGTAAATGCTTTCCTATTGAAAAATGGCAGGAAGCTTTTGATGCTACAATAAAAAAGGACGTTCTTAAAGCAATGATAAAATTCGATATATAA
- the cas8a1 gene encoding type I-B CRISPR-associated protein Cas8b1/Cst1 — protein MSGKIRFYLDDWLFNSGLVGFYNILKKSEDSVVVGKDYLEFEIEVLENFEEKYFNYFISTYEKNLTWYKIISFENTIKYYEEKQFEGFDDKALKTLNKYISDVAKKFIKSNSYLAAFEFLGTKEEMLSLEKQLTPLKVKKNQDLKDIIPDVRNTFDVLKEIINYLNRRDVKKYVAAKNVIYSIINKAWNGICFLNPQTKEKDMYKDYKEYFVKPAMDYFNEDKSKYKYDCFTCDEKIKDMTNDLGFLNAIGFDVKRKASHVWNFNNDISVCPLCKLIYSCVPAGFSYAIDSGIYVNDNFSMSNAIGINSKIKTEVLETTDTNRSLTYRALVESIKEQFTESTKYELADVQVVRYVNEKYRFNILTKNILELIYKCKTELNNLISSGYKEINTYFNIYDIVLDSLFNSQNLYLLMHKMLLYKLTDYNNCYFYGKQINSVMKINYNFMRRLGYMEKVKNYIVDKGRDEGKNLRLGYGKNTDKLSGISYRLLNALKVNDVDMFMDTVLNCYLYVKKSVPPILLEVLKDEDAFKTVGYAFTSGLIEGQDNIKNMEVGKDDK, from the coding sequence TTGAGTGGGAAAATTAGATTTTACCTGGATGACTGGTTGTTTAACAGTGGATTAGTTGGTTTTTATAATATATTAAAAAAATCTGAAGATTCAGTTGTAGTTGGCAAAGATTATTTGGAATTTGAAATTGAAGTATTAGAAAATTTTGAGGAAAAGTATTTTAATTATTTTATCTCTACTTATGAGAAAAATCTGACTTGGTATAAAATCATTTCTTTTGAAAATACAATTAAATATTATGAGGAGAAACAATTTGAAGGATTTGATGACAAAGCACTTAAAACCTTAAATAAATACATCTCTGATGTTGCCAAAAAATTCATAAAGAGTAACAGCTATTTGGCTGCTTTTGAATTTCTGGGAACGAAGGAAGAAATGTTATCTTTGGAAAAGCAGCTTACACCATTGAAGGTAAAAAAAAACCAAGACTTAAAGGATATTATTCCGGATGTGAGAAATACTTTTGATGTTTTGAAGGAAATTATTAATTATTTAAATAGAAGAGATGTCAAAAAATATGTGGCAGCAAAGAATGTAATATATTCCATTATTAACAAGGCATGGAATGGTATATGTTTTTTAAATCCTCAGACAAAAGAAAAGGATATGTACAAGGATTATAAAGAATATTTTGTAAAGCCCGCAATGGATTATTTTAATGAAGACAAGTCAAAGTACAAATATGATTGCTTTACATGCGATGAAAAAATAAAGGATATGACAAATGACCTTGGCTTTTTAAATGCTATTGGGTTTGATGTGAAGCGAAAGGCATCTCATGTTTGGAATTTCAACAATGATATATCTGTATGCCCTTTGTGCAAATTAATATATTCTTGTGTACCGGCGGGTTTTTCTTATGCTATTGATAGCGGAATATATGTAAATGACAACTTTTCTATGTCAAATGCAATTGGTATTAATAGTAAAATTAAAACGGAAGTTTTGGAGACAACGGATACTAACAGATCATTAACATACAGGGCATTGGTTGAGTCTATAAAGGAACAATTTACAGAAAGCACTAAATATGAATTGGCAGATGTGCAAGTAGTCAGGTATGTGAACGAAAAATATAGATTTAACATTTTGACAAAAAATATATTGGAATTAATTTATAAGTGCAAAACTGAACTGAATAATTTAATATCAAGCGGATATAAGGAAATCAACACATATTTTAATATTTATGATATAGTATTGGACAGTTTATTTAACAGCCAGAATTTGTACTTATTAATGCATAAGATGCTTCTGTACAAATTGACGGATTATAACAATTGTTATTTTTATGGGAAACAAATAAATAGCGTAATGAAGATTAACTATAATTTTATGAGGAGGTTAGGATACATGGAAAAAGTAAAAAACTATATTGTAGATAAAGGCAGAGATGAAGGAAAAAATTTGCGTTTAGGTTATGGGAAAAATACAGATAAACTAAGCGGTATATCATATAGACTTTTAAATGCCTTGAAGGTAAATGATGTAGACATGTTTATGGATACAGTACTTAATTGTTATTTATATGTTAAAAAATCGGTTCCTCCAATATTATTGGAAGTTTTAAAAGATGAGGATGCTTTTAAAACAGTAGGTTATGCTTTTACCAGCGGATTAATAGAAGGTCAAGATAATATAAAAAATATGGAGGTAGGAAAAGATGATAAATAA